One stretch of Ipomoea triloba cultivar NCNSP0323 chromosome 8, ASM357664v1 DNA includes these proteins:
- the LOC116027834 gene encoding uncharacterized protein At3g28850-like has product MGCVSSTLLSRDEEFAQIGGSAGLGHHIVSLTSTTYGLLTLDPPAPASDDDEEEEKEKEKASPPVRTTAPVTPIPPTRFSLGSLFASPLLSEPRPLKFSEPPSEVINSWELMSGLDSAQQASNSAAQSFRFTPLPSTADYSFRFSPMCPKPSFKNENSNPNLSSGEEPKVLKPPTLIEAVLAKKSSNSKYEGFEDLCPPNGENKVVIYTTTLRGVRKTFEACNAVRSVIEGAGVLVCERDISMDKGFKEELRELMKEKDSSELIPPRVFVKGRYIGGAEELLRIAEEGGLGDLLQGLPKLRAGYVCEGCGGARFLPCFTCNGSCKMVMAVREDMEQKHGRTVVVRCSNCNENGLVLCPICT; this is encoded by the coding sequence ATGGGTTGCGTTTCCTCCACTCTGCTCAGCCGCGACGAAGAGTTCGCGCAGATCGGCGGCTCCGCCGGCCTCGGCCACCACATTGTGTCTCTCACCTCCACCACTTACGGCCTCTTAACACTCGATCCACCGGCGCCGGCGTCCGACGAcgatgaggaggaggagaaagagaaggagaaagctTCTCCTCCGGTGCGTACCACTGCGCCAGTTACGCCCATTCCTCCTACACGGTTCAGTCTCGGCTCGCTCTTTGCTAGCCCGTTGCTCTCCGAGCCTAGGCCGCTCAAATTCTCCGAACCGCCGTCTGAAGTTATAAACTCCTGGGAGCTAATGTCCGGCCTCGATTCAGCTCAGCAGGCCAGCAATAGCGCAGCTCAGAGCTTCCGATTTACTCCTCTACCCTCCACCGCGGATTATAGCTTCAGGTTTTCTCCAATGTGTCCGAAGCCCTCGTTTAAAAACGAAAATTCAAACCCTAATCTCTCCTCCGGCGAAGAACCGAAGGTTCTAAAGCCACCAACCTTAATCGAAGCCGTCCTCGCTAAGAAATCATCCAATTCCAAGTACGAAGGGTTCGAGGACCTCTGCCCACCAAATGGGGAAAACAAGGTGGTGATATATACGACGACGTTGCGGGGCGTAAGAAAAACCTTCGAGGCTTGCAATGCGGTTAGATCCGTGATTGAGGGCGCTGGGGTTCTGGTCTGTGAAAGGGACATTTCAATGGACAAAGGGTTCAAGGAAGAGCTTAGGGAGCTAATGAAGGAGAAAGATAGCAGTGAGCTAATACCTCCTAGGGTTTTTGTGAAAGGGAGATACATAGGAGGAGCTGAGGAGCTACTAAGGATTGCTGAAGAAGGGGGATTGGGAGATTTGCTTCAAGGTTTGCCTAAATTGAGAGCTGGGTATGTGTGTGAAGGTTGCGGCGGGGCTCGATTCTTGCCCTGTTTTACATGTAATGGAAGCTGTAAAATGGTTATGGCGGTGAGGGAAGATATGGAGCAGAAGCATGGTAGGACTGTGGTGGTGAGGTGCTCTAATTGCAACGAAAATGGCTTGGTTCTTTGCCCCATTTGTACCTAG
- the LOC116027751 gene encoding NAC domain-containing protein 12-like has translation MNLSVNGESQVPPGFRFHPTEEELLHYYLRKKVASQKIDLDVIPEVDLNKLEPWDIQEKCKIGSTPQNEWYFFSHKDKKYPTGTRTNRATAAGFWKATGRDKVIQSNCRRIGLRKTLVFYKGRAPRGQKSDWIMHEYRLDDIITSHDATGTNLVGEMSGPDEGWVICKVFKKKLYHKAAMEYHHNPQTHQRNDGVLDQILTYMGKSSSSKHPHAGETKNILLAAGENSPPSQFLHMPPLETAVDISHIIPFDDMLADTEPFYPCYDGGAGAGVDFSVDCYGAHPTVDDLRPYDHNQISQAHSTLIMDPLSHLSV, from the exons aTGAATCTAAGTGTTAATGGTGAGTCGCAGGTGCCTCCTGGATTCCGGTTCCATCCCACCGAGGAAGAGCTTCTTCACTATTACTTGAGGAAGAAGGTTGCCTCCCAGAAGATTGATCTTGATGTTATTCCTGAAGTTGATCTTAACAAGCTTGAACCTTGGGATATTCAAG AGAAGTGTAAGATAGGATCAACCCCACAGAATGAGTGGTACTTCTTCAGCCACAAAGACAAGAAGTATCCGACCGGAACTCGGACAAATCGAGCGACGGCTGCCGGATTCTGGAAAGCTACCGGGCGAGACAAAGTGATACAGTCCAATTGTAGAAGAATTGGTTTGAGGAAAACCTTAGTGTTCTACAAAGGTCGAGCTCCTCGTGGCCAGAAATCCGACTGGATCATGCATGAATATAGGTTGGACGACATAATTACCTCCCATGATGCCACT GGTACAAATTTGGTAGGGGAGATGAGTGGTCCAGATGAAGGTTGGGTGATCTGCAAAGTTTTCAAGAAGAAACTCTACCACAAGGCGGCCATGGAGTATCATCATAATCCTCAGACCCACCAACGAAACGACGGCGTTCTCGACCAAATTCTCACCTACATGGGAAAATCCTCATCGTCCAAACACCCCCACGCCGGAGAAACAAAGAACATCCTCCTCGCCGCCGGCGAGAACTCGCCGCCGTCGCAATTCCTCCACATGCCGCCGCTCGAAACCGCCGTGGACATCTCCCACATCATCCCCTTCGACGACATGTTGGCCGACACCGAACCCTTCTACCCTTGCTACGacggcggcgccggcgccggcgtgGACTTTTCCGTTGACTGCTATGGAGCGCATCCGACGGTGGATGATTTACGACCGTACGATCATAATCAGATCTCTCAAGCCCATTCTACACTTATTATGGACCCCTTATCTCACTTGTCTGTATAG